The Helicobacter sp. MIT 99-5507 genome includes a region encoding these proteins:
- a CDS encoding MBL fold metallo-hydrolase: MEILKKAFGRYETNCYIVKSAYGDFIIDPGENSTSWVLENINNPIAILNTHGHFDHIWCNAELKEKLNIPIFCPKEDSFMLKSDCFELGLTPKAPDIEVENNEVFYFNTKGLVDSNGADSIKIEYMFFPGHTPGCSMIKIGDFIFSGDFIFRRSIGRSDFPYSSDDLMQDSLKRFGEISYDMVLHPGHGESTTIKAEQGNLRFFIK; encoded by the coding sequence ATGGAAATTTTAAAAAAAGCATTTGGTAGATATGAAACAAATTGCTATATAGTAAAAAGTGCTTATGGTGATTTTATCATCGATCCAGGTGAAAATAGCACTTCTTGGGTATTAGAAAATATAAATAATCCTATTGCAATTTTAAATACTCACGGGCATTTTGATCATATTTGGTGTAATGCAGAATTAAAAGAAAAGTTAAATATTCCTATATTTTGCCCTAAAGAAGATTCTTTTATGTTAAAGAGTGATTGTTTTGAATTAGGGCTTACCCCAAAAGCTCCAGATATTGAGGTAGAAAACAATGAAGTATTTTATTTTAATACCAAAGGTTTGGTGGATTCTAATGGTGCAGATTCTATCAAAATAGAATATATGTTTTTTCCTGGGCATACTCCTGGGTGCAGTATGATAAAAATAGGCGATTTTATATTTAGTGGGGATTTTATATTTAGAAGGTCTATTGGTAGGTCAGATTTTCCATATTCTAGTGATGATTTAATGCAAGATTCTCTAAAGAGATTTGGTGAGATTTCTTATGATATGGTTTTACATCCTGGACATGGAGAATCTACTACAATCAAAGCAGAGCAGGGTAATTTAAGATTTTTTATAAAATAG
- a CDS encoding flagellin A yields MAFQVNTNINALNAHVQSTFSQLGMKNSLEKLSSGLRINKAADDSSGMTIADSLRSQASALGQAIRNTNDAMGIIQIADKAMDEQIKILDQIKAKATQAAQDGQTTQSRQAIQADIIRLIEGMDYIGNTTSFNGQALLSGQFTNREFQVGAYSNQSIKASIGATTSDKIGHVRLETGDMIKEAVVANLSFRQVDGINDLKLESVVISHSVGTGIGVLAEMINKTTDRSGVKASYNVISTSDESIHAGDLIGVNINGILLGDITGIKENDSDGRLINSINKVTTDTGVEAYTDNEGRLNLRSLDGRGIRFSAEDQNGVNDDVIVGMNDGDDISGDIDDPEGGSLNYGKLTLIRTDARDIVLTDWNDDPTGVSYEAIGFYENEPEQTAQATVNLRQVKGAFSGEIRSAAGINFNNLKRTEATDNNLTLEAGVTSLKGAMLTMDIAESAIKMLDKVRADLGSVQGQMISTVNNISVTQVNVKAAESQIREVDFAAESAEFSKLNILTQSGSYAMSQANAVQQNILRLLN; encoded by the coding sequence ATGGCTTTCCAAGTCAATACTAACATTAATGCATTAAATGCACATGTTCAATCTACTTTCAGCCAACTTGGCATGAAAAATTCTCTTGAGAAATTGAGTTCAGGTCTTAGAATCAACAAAGCAGCAGATGATTCCTCTGGTATGACTATTGCAGATAGTTTGAGAAGTCAAGCAAGTGCGTTAGGTCAAGCTATTAGAAATACAAATGATGCGATGGGGATTATTCAAATCGCAGATAAAGCGATGGATGAACAAATCAAGATTCTAGATCAAATCAAAGCAAAAGCTACTCAAGCAGCTCAAGATGGTCAAACTACACAATCTCGCCAAGCTATTCAAGCAGATATTATTCGTTTGATTGAAGGTATGGATTATATTGGTAATACAACAAGTTTCAATGGTCAAGCTCTGCTTTCTGGTCAATTTACAAATAGAGAGTTTCAAGTTGGTGCTTATTCAAATCAATCAATCAAAGCTTCAATTGGTGCTACAACAAGTGACAAAATAGGTCATGTTCGCCTTGAAACTGGTGATATGATAAAAGAAGCAGTAGTAGCAAATCTATCATTTAGACAAGTTGATGGTATCAATGATCTAAAATTAGAATCTGTTGTGATTTCTCACTCTGTGGGCACAGGGATAGGAGTTTTAGCTGAAATGATCAATAAAACTACTGATAGAAGTGGAGTTAAAGCATCTTATAATGTAATCTCTACAAGTGATGAATCAATACATGCTGGGGATTTAATCGGGGTAAATATTAATGGTATTTTACTTGGTGATATAACAGGTATAAAAGAAAATGATAGTGATGGAAGGTTGATAAATAGTATCAACAAAGTTACTACTGATACAGGTGTAGAAGCATATACTGATAATGAAGGTAGATTAAATCTAAGAAGCCTTGATGGTAGAGGTATTAGATTTAGTGCAGAAGATCAAAATGGTGTAAATGACGATGTAATCGTAGGCATGAATGATGGTGATGATATTAGTGGTGATATAGATGATCCTGAAGGTGGAAGCTTAAATTATGGAAAATTAACACTTATTAGAACTGATGCAAGAGATATTGTTTTAACAGATTGGAATGATGATCCTACCGGTGTATCTTATGAGGCAATTGGTTTTTATGAAAATGAACCAGAGCAAACTGCTCAAGCAACTGTAAATTTACGACAAGTAAAAGGTGCTTTTAGTGGTGAAATAAGAAGTGCTGCAGGTATTAACTTTAATAATCTAAAAAGAACAGAGGCAACTGATAATAATCTTACTCTTGAAGCTGGTGTTACAAGCTTAAAAGGTGCGATGCTAACAATGGATATAGCAGAATCTGCTATTAAAATGCTAGATAAAGTTAGAGCTGATCTTGGTTCTGTTCAAGGACAAATGATTTCAACTGTAAATAATATTTCTGTAACTCAAGTAAATGTTAAAGCTGCAGAATCTCAAATTAGAGAAGTTGATTTTGCAGCAGAGAGTGCAGAATTTAGCAAGCTAAATATTCTTACTCAAAGTGGTAGCTATGCTATGAGTCAGGCAAATGCAGTTCAACAAAATATTTTAAGACTTTTGAACTAA
- a CDS encoding 3-methyladenine DNA glycosylase yields the protein MKIDIYNSFDLLSFLKSKNLLANCKDEFWWENSGTLEVVIGAILVQNTKWEQVKKAILNLKSRNLLILESLSNIDLRLLESLIQNCGFYRQKAIRLKLLATNIINEFGDFDNFKNNVSRDWLLNQKGIGFESADSILNYALYREVMVVDKYTQKLLDSQGFVFEDYESLQDWLTCGIVENYNEVENLYYKGIPLSKVYARFHAKIVEFGKIGL from the coding sequence GTGAAAATTGATATTTATAATTCTTTTGATTTGCTTAGTTTTCTAAAATCCAAAAATCTTTTGGCTAATTGCAAAGATGAATTTTGGTGGGAAAATAGCGGAACTTTAGAGGTTGTAATTGGTGCGATATTGGTGCAAAATACAAAATGGGAGCAAGTCAAAAAAGCTATATTAAATCTAAAAAGTCGCAATCTGCTCATATTAGAATCTTTATCTAATATTGATTTAAGATTATTAGAATCTCTAATACAAAATTGTGGATTTTATCGCCAAAAGGCAATTCGCTTAAAATTATTAGCAACAAATATCATAAATGAATTTGGAGATTTTGATAATTTTAAAAATAATGTAAGCAGAGATTGGCTGCTAAATCAAAAAGGTATTGGTTTTGAGAGTGCGGATTCTATCCTCAATTATGCACTTTATAGGGAAGTTATGGTTGTAGATAAATACACACAAAAACTCTTAGATTCACAAGGATTTGTATTTGAAGATTATGAGAGTTTGCAAGATTGGCTTACTTGTGGCATTGTAGAGAATTATAATGAGGTTGAAAATCTTTATTATAAAGGGATTCCACTATCAAAAGTTTATGCTAGATTCCACGCTAAAATTGTTGAGTTTGGCAAAATTGGATTATAA
- a CDS encoding M20/M25/M40 family metallo-hydrolase, which translates to MTALDLFYEICKIPHPSGNALDLRDFIIDFAKKNHCDTKIDNANNIHIIKGNPKICLQAHYDMVLIGEKIEPIIIESKNGKFLKSKDSSLGADNGAALAAILYLLSTKDNIESIITSDEEIGMIGAKNLNLDIKSKRILNLDSENINEICIGCAGGLSATIKLKPEFKESDFKYFYEISTKNFIGGHSGIDINKNIKNAIVELVYFIYSLPCEIVDLKGGEKNNSIPVNARAIIATNKNLDDFTNDFIKVHPLKESYKKSVKKDFLYPLIALHSGVYAVSKENVLSSLNISKISLDSLEIMARANRDEMLEMHKKRLQFMFDEIEITSYYAPWEAQESAFLKYIEKIYIDNKINYDIIEIHAGLECGILKEKCDEIVSIGPTISNPHSKLESLNLESFEQFLLILDGLI; encoded by the coding sequence ATGACTGCACTAGATTTGTTTTATGAGATATGTAAGATTCCACATCCAAGTGGAAATGCATTGGATTTGAGAGATTTTATAATAGATTTTGCAAAGAAAAATCATTGTGATACAAAAATAGATAATGCAAACAATATCCACATTATAAAAGGAAATCCTAAAATTTGCCTACAAGCTCATTATGACATGGTATTAATTGGTGAAAAAATCGAACCTATCATTATAGAATCTAAAAATGGCAAATTTTTAAAATCAAAAGATTCTTCACTTGGTGCAGATAATGGAGCTGCTTTGGCGGCAATTTTATATTTACTTAGCACAAAAGATAATATCGAATCAATCATTACTAGCGATGAAGAAATAGGGATGATTGGGGCAAAAAATCTAAATTTAGATATAAAAAGCAAAAGAATCCTAAATCTTGATAGTGAAAATATCAATGAGATCTGCATAGGCTGTGCGGGAGGATTGAGTGCAACAATCAAGCTAAAACCAGAGTTTAAAGAAAGTGATTTTAAATATTTTTATGAAATATCTACAAAAAACTTTATTGGCGGACATAGTGGCATTGATATAAATAAAAATATCAAAAATGCGATCGTTGAATTGGTGTATTTTATTTATAGTTTGCCTTGTGAGATTGTAGATTTAAAAGGTGGCGAAAAGAATAATTCTATTCCAGTAAATGCAAGGGCAATTATTGCTACAAATAAGAATTTAGATGATTTTACTAATGATTTTATCAAAGTGCATCCTCTAAAAGAAAGCTATAAAAAAAGTGTAAAAAAAGACTTTTTGTATCCACTTATCGCCCTCCATAGTGGAGTTTATGCAGTAAGCAAAGAAAATGTCTTATCATCGCTAAATATTTCTAAAATATCGCTTGATAGTTTAGAGATTATGGCTAGGGCAAATAGAGATGAAATGCTAGAAATGCATAAAAAAAGATTGCAATTTATGTTTGATGAAATAGAGATTACTAGCTATTATGCACCTTGGGAGGCACAAGAAAGTGCATTTTTAAAATATATTGAAAAAATCTATATTGATAATAAAATCAATTATGATATTATAGAAATACACGCTGGTTTAGAGTGTGGAATCTTAAAAGAAAAATGCGATGAAATAGTATCAATTGGACCTACTATTTCAAACCCTCACTCAAAGCTAGAATCTCTTAATTTAGAATCATTTGAACAATTTTTATTAATACTAGATGGTTTAATTTGA